GGGATGGCCCACCGATACCGCCGGATGGCAGGTGGGGCGATGCGCCAGGCGGGCATCATTGCCGCCGCAGGGTCGTACGCCCTGGCCAACAACGTGGCCCGGCTCGCCGAGGATCACGCCAATGCGCGGCTCATCGCCGAGGTGCTGGCGGAGAGCGACCACATCGCCCTGGACCTTTCCACCGTCCAGACCAACATCATCGTGTTCTCCCTCGCCGACGAGTCGGAAGTGCCCGACGCCGCAACCTTCGTCGAGCGGTGTGGGGAGCGCGGCGTGCTGGTGAGTGCGTTCGGGCGACGGGTGGTTCGGGCGGTCACCCACCTGAACGTCGATGCCGAGGAGTGCCTGCGGGCGGCCGATGCGATGCGCCGAGCCGCGGCCAGTTGAAACCCGGCGCCGTCGCATTCGGAACGACTCCTATCGTGGGCTGGTGAACCGCAGCAATCGTCACACGGTTCTGTACGACGCCTCCTGCCCGCTGTGCGGCCGCAGCCGTCGCGGCATCCAGCGTCTCGACTGGCTCCGCCGCTTCCGCTTCGTCGACGCCAACGACCACGAGGCGGCGGCCGGGCTGGTGCCAGGAGCAACCCATGACGACCTCCTCGAACGGATGCACCTCGTCCGATCCGACGGAACGGTCTTCACCGGGTTCGAGGCGTTCCGTGCCATGGCACCGTCGCTGCCGTTGGCGTGGCCGTTGGTGCCGTTGCTCTGGATCCCCGGTGTCCGATGGCTCGGAGAGAGGATCTACGACCGGATCGCCCGCAACCGCTATCGCTTCGGATCGTGCCCCAACGACTCGTGCCGGGCCAAGCGATCGGGTGGCGTGTTGTGACGTCACTGTCCGAGCGAGACCTAGAGCGCCTCGCCGCCCTGCGGACCATCGACCTGACCACCTACGGCCGCAGGTCGGGCCTGCCACGGCGGATCGAGATCTGGTGGTTTCACGTCGACGGCCGCTTCATCGTCACCGGGACGCCGGGGAAACGCGACTGGCTGGCGAACGTCACGGCCCGCCCCGAGGTGATCATCCACGCTGGCGGGATGGACACACCGGCAACCGTGCGGCCGATAGGCCACTGGCGCCTTCTTCGAGGACGACTCGACCACCACCGAATGGGGCTTCTACATCGGCGTTCCCGTGTTCGCCCTTGGGTTGGCATGGGCTGGATACACGGTGTGGAAAGGAAGCGACTCCCGAGCTTGAATGCGGAAGGCGGGGGTGGCGTTCTAGGCGTTCTCGTCAGGGCGCCTCGAGAGGGGCGATGACGTCATCGGCCGCGCAAATAGTGGCTATATCGGGAAGCACCTTTTCGATGGCAAACAGGTGCATCTCTACCGTGATGCTCGCCGAGCAGTCTTCGGGGACGATCACTCGATAACCGAGATCGGCGGCATCCATCGCGCTCGTTTCGACTACCCAGTTGGTAGCTATCCCGCAGAGGATGACGGTGGTCACTCCACGAAGGCGCAGTAACCGATCCAACTCGGTGCCAATGAATGCACCTATCCCACGCTTGGTAACGACGAGCTCGTCGCCTTGTGGTGCTACTGGCTCGTAGAAGTCGGCATCCCACGTGCCCTCAACCGCCCGGTCGGGACCCCGGGCGAATACCGGTACAGCCATATTCATCTCGGGACTCCCCGGGCGCCATGCCGCCCTCACGTGAACGATGAGAAGCCCGGCAGCGCGGGCCGCTGCGAGCAATCGAGCAAGGTTCGCGACGGCGAGATATGCCCCTGCGGGGAACTCACGCAGACCCTGGCGGGCCCAATAGCCGTCTGGGTGGAGACCATAGTTCTGGAAGTCCATCGGAACCAGAGCCGAGGTGGCAGGGTCGAAGTCGTGTAGTCGTGTCACGAACTCCCAACTTGGCTCCCGGCGAGGGCGCCGCCCGGCATCATATCGCCGCCCGGCATTATATAGCAGACGAGGCGGCTCGTCGAACAGATATCAATGTACGAGCGGCCATCAACCAGATCGCGGCCGACCGGACAGGGCCCGACCTTTCGAGCCAAGGACGAGGGGGGGCCCGGGCCTTACGGCCAGGGCCCCCCCTCGGTCTCGTCTAGCGGATCACCGGGTTCTCAACGTCCTGACCGGGTGGCACTCCGCCGGTGGTCTGATAGCAGCCATCGGCCTTCCCCGGCTTGCCGGCGTCCGGCCCATGGTGGGCCGTCTCCATCCCGTAGGCCGCTGGATCGCCCCCGCATGACACTCCGTTGACGAATGGGCCGTGGAGCTGGCCGTTGGCCAGTTTCACGTCCCCCGCGTCAATCACGCCGTTCTGGTTGGTATCGATCTGGTGTGGGTGCGCCCATGCCGGCGCCGCCGTCAGGCTCATCCCGGCCATCACCAGTAGCACGGCGGCGGTTCTCGTCAGCCGTCTCCTCATCCCTGTCTCCTTTGTCTCGAGTAATTACCCCCACCTGGACGACCGGGTGGAACACGGTGACATCGGAGACGCCGGTGGTGAGGATTTCTACACACCTCTGACCGGACGCATCAACGTCGAATGCCCAACCTTGCAGCACTAGCGCCACCCTGCCGGGAGCCTCGAGGGCGGTGAGGCTGGTGATCCCGAGACGGCCGAGCTTGCGCAGGGCCTCAGCCTCTGCCCAACCCCCGGCCTCGCCGGTCACCACCAAGAGCATCGCCATCCCTTTGCCCCATGTCGCGTGTGGGGTTCAGGTCAATTGTTGCCACGTCGTCGCCGACCTTTCATCGGGGAATACCCTCATTGATCGGCCGCCTTCTTCGCCAGCAGCCCGGCCAGCTCGACCCGGTTCCTGACACCCGCCTTGGCCAGGATGTTCGACACGTGACGCTCCACGGTCTTCGTGGAGAGAAAGAGCGATTCGGCGATTTCTCGATTCGACGATCCAGCGGCCGCCATCTGGGCAACCTCCAGCTCCCTCCGGGTGAGACCGAGGATTTCCCCGGAGTCGGTAGTACGACGCCAAGTGCGGGCCCCGAGGCCCCGGAGGCCCTTCTCGGCGAGCAGCTGAAGCGTCACTGCCCCCATCTGCTCCGCCTCTCCCGCCACCTCACGAAATGTGTCGGCGGCTTGCGGCCGACCCGGCTGAGCGGCCCTGGCCGCGGCAAGGTCGAGCCCGATCCAGAGCCGCTCGACCTGATAACCCATGTCCGAGAAGCGATCCCTAGCCAGCTGGAGTGGCGTGAGACCGCGGTCGATCAACGCCCTCGTGAGCTGCAGACCCGCTTCGATCAAAGGGTTGGAGGGGACCCGGGTCTCGCGGAACCGGTCCAGCCACCGCTCCGAGTCGTCCGACATCCCGGCCCTGGCCGACGCCTCGGCAGCAGCCAGGGCGAACTCCGAGGTGCACCGAGCACACCTGGCAAGCCCGGCGTCCTCCCAACCCGCATCCAGAACCCGGCTTACATCAGACGAAGAGCGCGCACCCATCGTCCGGCTGAGATAAGTCGCCACTCTTTGCCACTGGGTCAGCCGGTAGTGCGGATCCTCCTCCCCCTCCACACTGGCCCTCATCGCATCGAGGCCCCCACGCCAATCCCCACTGACTAGCGTCGAGAGCTCCGTAGTCGCTCGGGCGAAGTAGACGGACCGGGGAAAGCCGTGACGCTCGGCGAGAGGGATAACCTCGGCGGCTACTCTTGCCGCATCTGCGAGGCGTCCCGTCTCGAAGAGGCTCATTGCGTAGGCGGGGCCGAACCGGACGATCATCGTGACCAGGGCCATCTCGTGAGACTGCTGCCAGAGGGACTCGAGGATCGACCGGGCATCGGCCAGCCTGCCCACCCTTATCAGTGCCCTGCCCTGTTGGCCGAGCGCCACCAGTCTCTCCATCTCGGAGCGCGCCGCGTCCACCATTAAAAGGGCAACCTCCAGGGATCTCAGCTGATCGGCCGAGATCATGGCGGAGTCGTACGCAGCCTGGAGCACGTCGACTCTCACCGCAGGCGCTCTCTCCAACCGGTCTTCGCCCGTCTCCTCTCCGAGCATCAGACCCAGCTCTCGTGCCTGCGCCATCGCACCCTGGGCGATGGCGTGGCCATCCTGCTGGCGCCGTTCGCTCTGCATGAGAAGCCCAGCCTCGAGGGTCGCCATCTCGATCCGGTTGAGTTGGTCGGTATCCGGGATGGCTCTCGCCATGTCCAGCCATGTGCGGCTCTCGGCAAAAGCATCGGAGCGGAGGGCGATGCGAGACATCTGGCATGCAGCCCAAACCCGCTCGACAGGGTCTCCTGATTGCTCGAAGACGAGGAGCCACCGACGCGAGGCAATGCCTGCCGCTCCGATATCGGTGGCGAGCTGCGCCACACCTCGCCTGAGGAGAGCCGCCTCCTCGTCGTCGAGCCCTGGCTGGTCGGCGGCTCGGGAGAGATTGGCGAGACCACCCTCGCCGAGCAATCGCCGGCGCGGAGACCCCAGCAGGGCGAGCGCCTGTGACCGAGCAGGGGCACCTGCCTCAAGCCGATGGTACAAGGCCTCGAGCAGGATCTCGGTCCGTGGGTGCTCGATGGTCTCTAGGTATCGGGCGATGCCAGCGTGAGCCCTCTGCCGCGACTCCTCGCCGGCCTGCGCTATGGCTTCCTCCCGGATGAGATCATGGACGAGCGACACCTGGTCGAGTCGCCGTCGTATCAAGCCCCGGGTCTCGAGGTCGTGCACCGCCTCCTCCACCCGCGCGGCGCCCCAGTCGAGCATCGCTCCGAGCCTCTCGACAGGTACCGGTCGTCCCAGGACTGCCATGTGTACCAAGAAAGAAATGACGTCTGAGCCGGCGCCGCGGAGCCGTGAAGCGAGCAGCTCGTCCGATGAGTCCTGCTCACGGTCCCCGGAGAGGGCGATCAGCCAATAGGGGAGCCCGCCGGCACGCTCCCAGATCGAGCGCGCCGCCTCCCGGGAGAGGGCGGGGCTCATGCTCATGGTCAGCTCGATCCCATGGGCCTCTTCCAACGGGCCAACCTCGAGGACGATTGGATTCACCTCCGCCTTCCTCACCTCTTCGATGAAGGAGCTGGCGCCCACTCCAGAGCGTGAGGCGGCGACCAAGTGTGACGGCTCTCGGGCGTTCTTCAGCAGATAGAGGATCAGGCCCAGGCTCAGATCGTCCAGCCACTGGACGTCGTCGATCAGAAGCGACCCGCTCTGGCCTTCGAGAAGACGGCGGGTGGCCTCGAACAGCTGGATGGGCACGACCCGGGCTCCCGGATCCTCGTCGAGGATCCGGCTCAAGAGGTTCTCCTCTTCCCTCTCTTCGGCGAGCCGGTTGAGCATGCCCATCGAGGCGGCCAACTCGACATGCCGCAGGGCTTCCATTCCTCCCACGCTCAGCACCAAACCGGGCGCCCTGGCCGCCGCAAACTCGAGAAGGGCGCTCTTCCCACTTCCCGGGTCGCCGCGAAGCAGCATCAGCCGATGCTCGCCCGAGCGGTCTGCTAAGAACGCCTCCAGGGAGGCTTTCTCCTGGTCACGGCCGAAGAGCCTCATGCAGGGCAGGCTATCGGCCAACCGGGAAGAGGCAGGGAGCCATCGACCGGAAACAAGACATTCGACCTGATTCGGTCGAGCACCCATCTAGGAGGAAGCGCCTACCCATATGGCGTCTGGCACCAACCTATGCCGGGTAAATCTGCTGAGCGCGAGGCAACAGGCGCAACAGGTCATTCCAGCTCGGCAGCTCTCCGCTTTGGAAGGCACCAACAGCAGAGCAGTGATTGGGGCTGAACCTCCCAGTGGCTGCGGAATGTGATCAGGTCCTGATCAGCCGTCCATGCCTAGATACATCGGATGGCGCAGAAACGGCCATCTACCAGGCCTTATGTGGCGCGCCCGGAGGAACTCGAATCCCCAACCTCCTGATCCGTAGTCAGACGCTCTGTCCAATTGAGCTACGGGCGCAGCGAGGGCATCGTAGTAGCCGCTCCCCGCAGAACCACCGGTGCGGTCGAGCCCGTCGGCGGGTACACTCCCCCGTCCACCTTGATGCACGATCGCTCGGAACCTCCCAGTACCGGGCCGTCGGCCCCCAAGCCGGCGGCACCCTTCGCTCCCCTCCAGGGGGAGTCCCAGACCACGCCCGCGTCCCGACGCGGGCTGAGCCGTTAGCGGGCGCCGATGGACAACATCGCACTCCAGCTCACTCTGATCGGCATCCTGATCCTGATCAACGCCGCCTTCGCCGGCACGGAGATCGCCCTCATCTCGCTACGGGAAGGTCAGCTGAGGCGCCTGGAGGAGTCACCTGGCTCCGGCCGGGCCCTCGCCCGATTGGCCCGCGACCCCAACCGCTTCCTCGCCACGATCCAGATCGCGATCACGCTCTCGGGATTCCTGGCATCCGCCTACGCGGCGATTTCACTCGCCGAACCGGTGGCTCGCCAGCTGGACTTCTTCGGCAACGCGGCGGTTCCGGTGTCGATCATCGTCGTCACCTTGGGGATCTCCTTCGTGAGCCTGGTGTTCGGCGAGCTCGCCCCCAAGCGCCTCGCCATGCAGAGTGCCGAACGCTGGGGGATGGTGACGGCTCGCCCGCTCACCGTGCTGGCGTCCATCGCATCGCCGCTCGTGTGGCTCCTCTCCAAGTCGACCAACATCGTGGTCCGACTGCTCGGCGGGGATCCGAACCGTCAGGGTGAGGCGCTCACCGAAAGGGAACTGCGCGACCTGATGGCGAGCCAAACCACCTTCAGCCTGCTGCAGCGCGAGATCATCAGCGGCGCCTTCGACATATCGGAGAGACGCCTCCGCGAGATCCTCATCCCGAGGCGCGACGTGCTGGTGCTGGACACCTCACTCTCCGCGCCAGATGCGCTCGCCACCCTCCTCGAATCAGGTCACTCGCGGGCGCCGATCGCCCCCGAGGGCAATCTCGACCTGTCGACCGGCATCGTCCACCTACGGGACCTCATCGGCACCACCGACCCGCTCGAGAAGCTGGCCAGCCCACCCATGGTCTTCCCCGAGACCGCCAAGGCCCTCGACGTGCTGCGCGAGATGAAACACGCCCGTCAGCACCTGGCGATCGTGGTCAGTGAGCACGGCTCCGGCGAGGGGATCATCACCATCGAAGACCTCATCGAGGAGTTGGTCGGTGAGATCTACGACGAGTCGGACAAGGACCTGATCCGCGTCGAACGGCTCCCGGACGGAAGTCTGGAGCTCCCGGGCAACTTCCCCATGCACGACCTGGAGGACCTCGGCGTCGCCCTCCCCGAAGGCGAGTACACCACTGTCGCCGGCGCCGTCCTCGACTCGTTGGGCCGACTGCCGAAGGAACCCGGCGATGTGGTGAGCATCGATGGATGGCAGCTGCGGGTGCTCGCCGTCGAGGACCGCGCCATCACCCGCGTGCGGCTCCAGAAACTTGACAAGAACGTCGACGAGTCGCCGGAGCCGCCGCGCTGAGCGTCAGTTCGTGAAGCCGAGGTCCACTGGCTTCTGCAGCTTCGACCAGGTGATCGCCGCGCCGAGCACCAGGGTGGCCGCGCCGGCGATGACGAAGCGCATCCCGGAGTCCCGCATGAGGATCACCGCAGGCAGGATGAGCAGCGAGATCAGGTTCATCACCTTGATCAGCGGGTTGAGTGCCGGACCAGCGGTGTCCTTGAAGGGGTCTCCGATGGTGTCACCGATCACCGCTGCCATATGGGACTCCGAACCCTTGCCACCCATGTGGCCCTCCTCGATGTACTTCTTGGCGTTGTC
Above is a genomic segment from Acidimicrobiia bacterium containing:
- a CDS encoding DUF393 domain-containing protein, which translates into the protein MNRSNRHTVLYDASCPLCGRSRRGIQRLDWLRRFRFVDANDHEAAAGLVPGATHDDLLERMHLVRSDGTVFTGFEAFRAMAPSLPLAWPLVPLLWIPGVRWLGERIYDRIARNRYRFGSCPNDSCRAKRSGGVL
- a CDS encoding nitroreductase/quinone reductase family protein, producing MTSLSERDLERLAALRTIDLTTYGRRSGLPRRIEIWWFHVDGRFIVTGTPGKRDWLANVTARPEVIIHAGGMDTPATVRPIGHWRLLRGRLDHHRMGLLHRRSRVRPWVGMGWIHGVERKRLPSLNAEGGGGVLGVLVRAPREGR
- a CDS encoding isochorismatase family cysteine hydrolase encodes the protein MTRLHDFDPATSALVPMDFQNYGLHPDGYWARQGLREFPAGAYLAVANLARLLAAARAAGLLIVHVRAAWRPGSPEMNMAVPVFARGPDRAVEGTWDADFYEPVAPQGDELVVTKRGIGAFIGTELDRLLRLRGVTTVILCGIATNWVVETSAMDAADLGYRVIVPEDCSASITVEMHLFAIEKVLPDIATICAADDVIAPLEAP
- a CDS encoding LuxR C-terminal-related transcriptional regulator — translated: MRLFGRDQEKASLEAFLADRSGEHRLMLLRGDPGSGKSALLEFAAARAPGLVLSVGGMEALRHVELAASMGMLNRLAEEREEENLLSRILDEDPGARVVPIQLFEATRRLLEGQSGSLLIDDVQWLDDLSLGLILYLLKNAREPSHLVAASRSGVGASSFIEEVRKAEVNPIVLEVGPLEEAHGIELTMSMSPALSREAARSIWERAGGLPYWLIALSGDREQDSSDELLASRLRGAGSDVISFLVHMAVLGRPVPVERLGAMLDWGAARVEEAVHDLETRGLIRRRLDQVSLVHDLIREEAIAQAGEESRQRAHAGIARYLETIEHPRTEILLEALYHRLEAGAPARSQALALLGSPRRRLLGEGGLANLSRAADQPGLDDEEAALLRRGVAQLATDIGAAGIASRRWLLVFEQSGDPVERVWAACQMSRIALRSDAFAESRTWLDMARAIPDTDQLNRIEMATLEAGLLMQSERRQQDGHAIAQGAMAQARELGLMLGEETGEDRLERAPAVRVDVLQAAYDSAMISADQLRSLEVALLMVDAARSEMERLVALGQQGRALIRVGRLADARSILESLWQQSHEMALVTMIVRFGPAYAMSLFETGRLADAARVAAEVIPLAERHGFPRSVYFARATTELSTLVSGDWRGGLDAMRASVEGEEDPHYRLTQWQRVATYLSRTMGARSSSDVSRVLDAGWEDAGLARCARCTSEFALAAAEASARAGMSDDSERWLDRFRETRVPSNPLIEAGLQLTRALIDRGLTPLQLARDRFSDMGYQVERLWIGLDLAAARAAQPGRPQAADTFREVAGEAEQMGAVTLQLLAEKGLRGLGARTWRRTTDSGEILGLTRRELEVAQMAAAGSSNREIAESLFLSTKTVERHVSNILAKAGVRNRVELAGLLAKKAADQ
- a CDS encoding hemolysin family protein, which gives rise to MDNIALQLTLIGILILINAAFAGTEIALISLREGQLRRLEESPGSGRALARLARDPNRFLATIQIAITLSGFLASAYAAISLAEPVARQLDFFGNAAVPVSIIVVTLGISFVSLVFGELAPKRLAMQSAERWGMVTARPLTVLASIASPLVWLLSKSTNIVVRLLGGDPNRQGEALTERELRDLMASQTTFSLLQREIISGAFDISERRLREILIPRRDVLVLDTSLSAPDALATLLESGHSRAPIAPEGNLDLSTGIVHLRDLIGTTDPLEKLASPPMVFPETAKALDVLREMKHARQHLAIVVSEHGSGEGIITIEDLIEELVGEIYDESDKDLIRVERLPDGSLELPGNFPMHDLEDLGVALPEGEYTTVAGAVLDSLGRLPKEPGDVVSIDGWQLRVLAVEDRAITRVRLQKLDKNVDESPEPPR